A single Limanda limanda chromosome 19, fLimLim1.1, whole genome shotgun sequence DNA region contains:
- the cart4 gene encoding cocaine- and amphetamine-regulated transcript 4 has product MEGVRVLVYLSVCLSLLTSLCQGQRSPAAPPLPADEPALGLTTGEMAEVLQGFLDEAESRVGLSVEKKASVIPRCDVGERCAMKHGPRIGRLCDCLRGTACNTFFLRCY; this is encoded by the exons ATGGAGGGCGTGCGAGTGCTGGTCTacctgtccgtctgtctgtccctgcTGACCTCCCTGTgtcagggtcaaaggtcgcccgccgcccccccgctgccgGCGGACGAGCCGGCGCTCGGACTCACGACCGGAGAGATG gcgGAGGTTCTACAGGGTTTCCTGGACGAAGCAGAATCCAGGGTGGGACTCTCGGTGGAGAAGAAAGCCAGCGTCATCCCCCGA tgtgaTGTAGGTGAACGCTGTGCGATGAAGCATGGACCTCGGATCGGGCGTCTGTGCGACTGCCTGAGAGGAACGGCGTGCAACACCTTCTTCCTGCGCTGCTACTGA
- the si:ch211-191i18.2 gene encoding uncharacterized protein si:ch211-191i18.2, translated as MILLLTAVSRAQDDDFTPAPDYDPDYRPTFEYSFYSNGSSEDLEKFSEPFLDLEEEAVTTTTTTGSTGGVDVRNSSSLPVSLAIRTLVWTLMIMISVNLQQLQHTL; from the exons ATGATCCTGCTGCTGACGGCTG TGTCTCGGGCGCAGGACGATGACTTCACTCCGGCTCCGGACTACGACCCCGACTACCGCCCCACCTTCGAGTACAGTTTCTACA GCAACGGCAGCAGTGAAGACCTGGAGAAGTTCAGTGAACCGTTCCtcgacctggaggaggaggcggtaACCACGACAACCACCACAGGAAGCACAGGGGGCGTCGACGTTCGGAACagctcatcacttcctgtttctcta gcgaTCAGGACACTCGTCTGGACCCTGATGATCATGATCAGTGTGAATCTGCAGCAGCTACAACACACACTATGA